A window of Sphingobacterium sp. SRCM116780 contains these coding sequences:
- a CDS encoding flavin reductase family protein → MPLKKTTVIDPIAQQAIFDNLIKYAVAPRPICFASTIDAAGQVNLSPFSFFNFMSQQPPICVFSPLRRMRDGSTKHSLENIKEVPEVVINIVNYAMVQQQSLASTEYAKGINEFEKSGFTPIPSTHITPPRVAESPVQLECKVREIISLGDGPGAGNLVIAEIVCMHIHEELMNEHHQVAQDSLDLVARLGDNWYCRVTKDNLFEVPKPLRNLGIGVDCLPEHIRLSEVLTGNHLGMLANVEQLPTRIAENIGIEDQVIQSLVDHSFADVQERSKKLHQYAAKLLDQGEVTKAWQVLLLGY, encoded by the coding sequence ATGCCACTAAAAAAAACAACTGTTATCGATCCAATAGCACAACAAGCTATTTTTGACAATCTAATCAAATATGCTGTAGCACCGCGTCCTATTTGTTTTGCCAGTACGATAGATGCTGCTGGTCAGGTCAATCTGAGTCCTTTTAGTTTCTTTAATTTCATGTCGCAACAACCTCCGATTTGTGTTTTTTCACCATTGAGACGCATGCGGGATGGATCTACAAAACACAGCCTTGAAAATATAAAGGAAGTTCCTGAAGTGGTGATCAATATCGTCAACTATGCGATGGTACAACAGCAGTCTCTTGCCAGTACAGAATATGCCAAGGGTATCAATGAGTTTGAGAAATCAGGGTTCACTCCCATTCCATCAACACATATCACACCACCTCGCGTAGCCGAATCTCCTGTACAATTGGAATGTAAAGTTCGCGAAATCATCAGTTTAGGTGATGGTCCTGGAGCAGGTAACTTAGTCATTGCGGAGATTGTATGTATGCATATTCATGAAGAATTAATGAATGAGCATCATCAAGTAGCACAAGATTCGCTCGATCTTGTCGCGCGATTGGGGGACAATTGGTATTGTCGTGTCACCAAAGACAACTTATTTGAAGTACCAAAACCTCTGCGCAATTTAGGTATTGGAGTAGATTGTTTACCAGAACATATCCGTTTGTCCGAAGTCCTGACAGGCAATCATTTGGGTATGCTCGCAAATGTTGAACAATTACCGACTCGAATAGCAGAAAATATAGGGATCGAAGATCAGGTGATACAATCATTGGTAGACCACTCCTTTGCTGATGTGCAGGAAAGAAGTAAAAAACTTCATCAATATGCTGCCAAGCTTTTGGATCAAGGTGAGGTGACCAAAGCTTGGCAGGTATTATTACTGGGCTACTAG